From the Verrucomicrobiota bacterium genome, the window ACGCCTGAGCACACTCTCATCAACACCACAGACTACAAAAAAATAAACACCATGGACTACACAAAGCTGTTCACCGCTGAAGACACCGCTGTCGTCTTCATTGATCATCAACCACAGATGACATTTGGGGTCGCGAACATTGACCGCCAAACTCTCATCAACAACACAGTTCTGCTTGCCAAGTGCGCCAAGGAATACGGGGTCCCCGCAATCCTTACCGCTGTCGAGACCGAAGGTTTTAGTGGATACATATGGCCAGAGCTCATGGACGTTTTCCCTGATCAGCAGCCTATTGAACGAACCAGTATGAACTCCTGGGACGACATTGGTTTCCGTAAGGCGATTGAGGCTACCGGAAAGAAAAACATCATCATGACAGGTCTCTGGACAGAAGTGTGCACAGCCTGGGCGACTGTCTCGATGATTGGCGCCGGCTACAACATCTACGTCGTGGAGGATTGTTGCGGAGCCACTTCGGTGGCGGCTCACGATGCTGCTCTCAGCCGAATGGTCCAAGCAGGTGCGGTTCGCCTGACCACAATCGCGGCTCTTCTCGAGTGGCAACGCGATTGGGCAAATCACGATCACTACGACGTGCTCATGGGCATCCTTAAGAAGCACGCGGGTGCTTACGGCGCAGGGGCAGAGTATGCCGGAACGATGGTTCACAAACTACCACAGGCGGCAAGCAACGCACACGTCGTAACACCATCCGAAGGTTCGGTGCACTAAGCAATGGTAGCACTTCCACCGCCACGATAAATCAGTTCGAGCGAATGGCATTTGGTTAAAGAGTTTGAGAAGCAAGAGTCCCTAGCGTCGGTCGCGAAGACCGATGGGCAGCAATAGAAGAACGACCACGCCTCATCAGAATCATCCACCTGGTGGTGGATGCTACAAAAACTCAACTTCCAAGTGCCATTCAGCCGTGGCTGGCCACCGGAATCTTCCGATTACGAGAAAGCACACTTCAATCCAACCATCACCTGACACTTTTGATCAATGAGCTCCGAAACCACTGCCTCTGTCATCGTCAAAAACGCCAAAATCACGACGATGAATCCAAAACAACCCGAGGCGTCCTGCCTTGCTGCAGCCAGCGGAAAGTTCTTAGCCGTTGGGGAAGAGAAAGACGTTCTCCCGTTCCAAGATCCTTCTACCCAAGTCATCGATGCCAAAGGGCAACGACTGATTCCCGGCCTGAACGACTCTCACATTCACGGAATTCGTCAGGGCCTCAACTATTCAATGGAGCTT encodes:
- a CDS encoding hydrolase; translated protein: MDYTKLFTAEDTAVVFIDHQPQMTFGVANIDRQTLINNTVLLAKCAKEYGVPAILTAVETEGFSGYIWPELMDVFPDQQPIERTSMNSWDDIGFRKAIEATGKKNIIMTGLWTEVCTAWATVSMIGAGYNIYVVEDCCGATSVAAHDAALSRMVQAGAVRLTTIAALLEWQRDWANHDHYDVLMGILKKHAGAYGAGAEYAGTMVHKLPQAASNAHVVTPSEGSVH